Sequence from the Melanotaenia boesemani isolate fMelBoe1 chromosome 21, fMelBoe1.pri, whole genome shotgun sequence genome:
CAGAGAGGAAGCTGATACCAAAACAACTAAAGCACAGCATCTGTCTGCTCATAACAAAGTCTCATTATCACTGCGAATCCTGGTGGAATatacacagactttatatctcTGTACCACAGAGATTCCTTTACATTTTATGCCAGCCATTGAATTCTGTAAATATCCTTTTAGAAAGCTTGTTAGTTTAGGTATTTAATAAAACGTCTTGGTGCATATTAAGAGCTGCAACACCATCAGCAGCTCCCCTGAGTTTCTAAGCACATCCTGAGCTGACCTGTGAGAAGACCCTGTTTACCGCAAACTGTGCTGCAACTTTGATGTCCTACAATGCAGGCCCGActctcatttttacttttaactaaACAAATGCTGCCCTCACagaatacaaaacatgactggaGAAGTTTTAGCTTGCAAACATACCAGATGTTCATTGTTCATGGCAGAGTTTTGAGTAAATGTcagtaaaatacagttttaagaCATTTGCAGTTAACACTACAGAACTCTTTAAACAAAGTGTAATGTACAAAAAACACCTTCTAGTTCTTAATACAACATCACATgaccaggaatttttttttacaacaaactGAGCCCAAATGCAGAAAAGTCCGCCTTTACTACTTCTACAGGAATTATAGGACGTATCAGCTAGGAACAGCTAATCAGTAtgttcagtgtgtgaatgtgatgtatgttgtaaagtactatataaatatggaccatttacTGTTCACGTAGGATTttgagaagtattgtgtgattggtcggacatttgaggtgggcgtggtCAGTGAAAGGCATGAAGTGGAAAGATGTCCACTTTCCACTGATACAAAGTTGTGAGTTTCAAGGTCGTGAGATAGTGTAAAGATTTGCACAACACACGTGGCATACAAAGACAAGGACACTGCTGCCCTGCCACAAAGTTTGCttcctttttttggggggggggggggctacaGCTTACTACTTATATAAATACATCAGGACTCTTTGGTCACATTCTCCCGATCCAACaaactttccagatttctgtgttcaagaaaattaataaaaggtCCCCTGATTTTTTTAGATAGATGTTAAGAGCCTCTTTTATATTTTGGTAATATTTTTTACTCAGATTTATTGATAACTTTAAACTTGGTAACTTGTGGGTTACAGCAGTTTGTAGGATTTAGCACCGTTATTGCAGATTTTGAACTATTTTGTATCCCGAGAATGTTCCAAATTTCTTTATAAGTTCTAATAGAGCTGGAATAGATTTCTTaagatttttaagaaaaacaaaaacatcatctgCATACAAAGCAATACAGTGTTCTGTTTGACCTATACTGTAGATATACCTGAGATTTCTGCGTGAGATCGTACAGCTATGGCTAGAGGTTCTATTGCAATAGTGAACAGAAGTGACGACAAGGGGCATTCTTGTTGACATCCTTTACGTATCACAATTGGTTTTGAAATCATATTAGCAAGTATCTCGGCACTGGGGTCAGTGTATAGCAATTTAACCCTTTTACAAAAGGTTTGACCAAATCCAAAATGTTTAAGTGCCTTGAAGTTTGTTTAGTACGAGCTCACAGGGTCAGCTGTTCACTGCACACAAAACACGGACACCCCCTCCTGCCGCCGTAATACCCACCCCGTTGCAGATGAAActtctcgtggagtatgaaTTGActgaaccaaaaacaaacatttttcttcttcttgcagCCTTAAGAGCAATaacaaagttctcgcttcttgcagagtatgtaacaagcttgaAAGATCATCATCAGATCATGAAAAGCATAAGTTTTGCCAGTTTTTGGTTTGCAGCATTCAGGTCTGTGTTAACAcagtgccaaggaggaaagacatcagcaattaTCTTAGAGAAACATCTGTTGACCATCAATCTGTGAAGGGTTATAAGGTTATTTCTAAActagagagaaagaaaacattcacaATAGCTGCCAATCTTCCCAGGATTGGatgtcccagcaagttcagGCTGAGATTAGACTGTGCAATGCTCAGATaatctcattaaaaaaagaaaaaagccaagagttgcatctcagactctccaggccctgtttagcatgttaaatgttaaagttcatgaaagaacaactagaaaaagactgaaccagtatggctGGTCTGGAAGAGTTGCAGGAGAAAACCTCTTCTCTCTAAAAGGAACATGgcagtccagacctcaacctgactgaaTTGCTTACAGGGAGCTGCAAGCCTCAATGACCTAAAGCAACGTTGCTCCACATCCACGTGGGACTGAACGTCATACAGGAAATGATAACCTAATACTATTGCTGCTAAAGGTGGTTTCACAAGCTGCTTGcgttttttttacacactgcttctgcattttctcagttttagtTGAATTAACATGAACTCAGTTAAAGTTTTGGCCTTATTTTAGACTTTCTCAGGATCAGATTTCTTACTATTTGATGGAAGATGGAGTTAAAAACTAATTTAGACCCAACTGAGGTGTTTTGGGAAAATTCAAACCTCAAGCATATTAGGCAGgtgtgtttgtcatgtttcatTAACATAATTTCCTCTCTGATCTAATCCCCTTTTTGATtagtgtttgtttgcttgtcaGCAGGATACAAACTGAGGCATTAATAAAATACACTGTAATCTTTTCCAATCATGTATCATAATGACAGTCATCATTACAGATCCTCTGTTTTGTGTTAATCACATCAGCTGATTATTGTAGGAAACGTCTGCCATGGTGAAATGCTTGTGTTGCTGCACCACCTGCTGGACGTACTGTGTATTACAGTTCGGCCAGCACAGATACCTgaacctgttgtttttcttttctgtgtcaGGAGACGATCTCAAGCGCTGCGTTGACCTTTATAATCAGTCGCAGTCCAAATGGTTTGAGGAGATTGTCACCACCAGTTTGGTAAGgacctgtatgtgtgtttaatgtGGAAGTGTAGGATCAAATGCAGATTTGTCTGACTTCCTGTCCTCTTCAGGAGCTGGAGAGGCTGGAGATGGAGCGGGTGGAGATGATCAGGCAGCACCTCTGTCAGTACACAACCCTTCGGCACGAGACGGACATGTTTAACCAAAGTGTGAGTAAAAATTCAACGACTGCTGCACAGCAAATGCAAACTGGATGAAGTGAAGGTTTCAGAGTCCCTGAAACCTTGAACAGGAAGAAGGACATCATGAAGCTACACAGAAAACATCATTTAGGCTGCAACATATATGTCTCTTAACATGTCCTGATTGCATTTAATcttcatttaacagttttttttaaactattccTCTTTGGCATGACTGAGTTTAATAGTTCAAGTTTGTCTTATGGATCATAAACACTATAAAATATAATCCCTAAAAAGCTGtctaaaaaccaaataaaaacagaatacaagtTTTCTAAAACTCatctaaacatatttttttaccagtagaacataaacaacatatcagatgttaaaactgagacagctagaatcctgcatcagaccagaatgggacaacattcctctcctaaacctccagcaactggtctcctcacttcccagatgtttacagacatgttagaagaagcgGGGATGCCaacagattcactatcagctcatattttccatgaaatggtaaaaatgtctcagtttcaacctCTGATATgttcttctactgggaataaaacatgAGTTGATGAGATTGGAAATCGTTGCATTCTGATTTTTATTGGCATTTTACAGAGTTCTGACTTTTTTGGAATCGGGTTGTagaataaatgtaaattctATAACTGCTGAAATTAGTTTGAATATGTAATCACCTACATAACAAATGATAAATTGAATATAAAAGTGTTGATGGTGTGGAATATGTacatatgtaaaagaaaaagtcaaatcaaCTGTAGCCAACTATCACGTAGCTCCAGGTACAGCATACCAGTAGTTACAGTATGGTAAatagtctgtatttatttagctcttttactgtacctggaatgatacccgaAGCAttttacatcacattcacacactgatggcagaagctgccatgcaaggcactcgaccacgacccatcaggagcaattcaGGGTTCgttgtcttgctcagggacatgAGCCCGACAAGCCGAGGATCGAAcaggcaaccctcaggctacaagacgaccactctaaccactgagccacgccgccccaacAATACTTCAAAGACCAGTTAGACCAGTGAATCTGGAGAAAATGAGCTTTGACTATGATCAGAAGCCCATTTTCTCATGATCTGGCAACGTAATTATGTCTTACCAAAGAGAAGTCTTCAACTAAAACAACTTCAGCTATAATCAGCTATTATATCTCTGGTTTTATGTGGTCCAtcagtgtgaaagaaaaactgggaGAGTTTCAGTAACCCTACGCCCGAGTGCGTGAGCACAATTCACTGGCATCAGCTGCACCAACCCTACCATACGCAGACACCCCACAAGTATTAATCCAGGTTTACACGTACACAGTATTGGAAGTAACAGTATTTTATAGACAAATCATTTATTTGGAAAGTATCTGGTTACTTTAGAATCATGTTAGAGTTGACCAGCTAGACAGTGAGTGGAGAAACTGGTACCAGTGATCCTGATGAGAAGGATGCTCCTACTTCTGTGAACACAGTCCTGATATCTGATCAGCAGACGTTAGTCAGTCTCAGACTGACTCTCCATccattcttcttttcctttttataacaGCAAGTGAGGCGAAGCCTTTTCATTGTAGAGTCTTACAGTTTACAGGTTATTCAGAGACATTCACCTTTGATCTGTGATCACGCCGGCATGACCAGATAATGTGTCTTCATCTCAACACCGCAACAGAAAACCTGGAGAAACCTGGAGAACTCAAAGTTCAGATCTGAAActgtctctgtttttttgtctgatGTTGATGGActgtaaaaaaacaagagaTATGATGGTTTGaatgtgataaaaacatgaTCTGTAATTTACAGATTACTCAGAGCATCACTTTTCAATTGGTTAATATCAGAAAAGTCTTCAGTCACAGTTTGAGAACTATGGCTCAGCATCTAGTCCAGGGTTAGAAGTTTAACTGAGATAACACCCCCACCTAGTGGAGAAATGGAGAATTACATCGCTGCAGTTTTGGCGTTACATGTTTTATACTGTTATCAAACAAACGTACACTGAAGTCTTcacattttatagaaaaaatacatttataaagaGTGTAGATTGTAGAGGAGGCTCAGCAGTCCGTAACGTCTGATGCTTTTCTTTCTGACATTAAAATCTGAGTGGCCCCAAACTTTCCTTAAATCTAATGACAGCAAATCAGAGGTCATTTTGTTTGATCCCCCAGCTTCTGTCTCTTCTGTTCATTCTAGTCTTGGTCATTTTTTAAGATAATATTACCCAAACTTTTAGAAATCTAGGAGTAATATTTCATTCTTACcttagttttaaagctcagttcAAACATGTACTATTGTTCAGTcgtgttatttttaaagttaaaaccaGCTTGTTTCTTTCGATTGACTTACAAAAagttataaatgtttttgtctattCTGGCCTTAACTCCACTAACTCGCGGTACTTGTATCAGTCAGGGCTGCTGGTGTGTAATTAATTCAAAGCGCTGCCTCAAGACTCATTACTGGTTCTATAAAGTATGTTCACATCACTGCTGTGCTGTTTCCCTTCACTGACTTCCTGTTAGATTTCATGTTAAATATTCCTAATCACCTACAAATCCTTCAGTGTCCTCGATCTAGATTAACTGACCTGGTATGCTTCCTCGCGACCACTGAGAGCCAGAGATAGAGACGTACTGTCTCCAGATTAGCATTAGAgagtgttttaaataaagttttactatTACTGTATTAGTAATATTAAAAAGTTTCTGTACAAATACACAAGTCACCAACAGAGGGCGCCAAAGAGCCACCTCTTAGTGAAGTAAACATGAGGTTTGACCCTCACAAATCCTCAAAAGTGACAGCTGTTAAATCTTCTTTCAGACTATGGAGCCGGTGGAccagctgctgcagtgtgtgGACCCGACCAAAGACAGAGAGCTGTGGGTACGGGAGAATAAGACTGGCGAGATCAGGCCCGTAAATGTCGAAATCTGACCAATCTGAGCTCTCACCTGGACACCGTGACCCAGGTGGGCCCGAGTCCAAGGACATGACTGAGAGATGAGGTCTGTGTTGGGATAATTTCTCCTCCACACACCGATCCCCACGAGTCCTAGCAGACTGACGAAGAGCTCACTGGTTGTGGACGTCCTGACAACCACCTGACGAGGATCACGTCAGTATTTGGGGGAGATTTTGTGAGAACTCTGAGGGATGAAGATGACGGGTGTAGTCttgtatttataaaatgatGCTCAGCACACAAAGGTGGGAACTGTGAGTGTGAATTCTTTTCTAAAGGATACTCGGGTGAGGCGAATGATGAAGTAGTAGCAAAGGTGACTATTAAACGTGTCTAAATGTTGAATAGCTTTACGTCATGCAGCAGTGTAATGCAATGTAATACATAGAAACTGCAATGATTTAACAGATGCTGCTAAGCTAAATCCAGTTACACCAATGAGTGTTGCTATGTTACTGTGTAGCAGAATAAGGATAAAGCACCATAATACTACTGTCTGTCTACAAGTGTTGACTGTTTGCTAAGCCCCACACCCTTTAGCTACTGATGCAACAGTTTTCTTTCAAAGCAGAAGAcacgaaaaacaaaaaataagaaaaacatccacatgtatgtgtgtttatgagtcATCTGCTCCTATAAATTACAGATAAATTACAATCACGCGATTTGTGCAGGCTCACGTACTTCTGGTGGACAAAGTGgtgtcaaacaaacaaaaatggctAATGTGCAGGAATGTGGAGACATTATTTTCACTGTGAGTTCatgcaaattaaaaacattaagctATTTGATGGCACAGATACTCACAGGTCATCCAAAGATTTAAGTTTGTAGTTGGAGAAATATCCATCAGTTTAGTTCTCGATATGTTGAACTGCTTGGTGCTTCAGATGAGCTTCTACGAGACcaagcagataaaaacatggaCAAGCTTGAAAATCTAGAAATGAATGGGTGAAAGTAAGTGGGACTATGACCATAAGATCATGACGAATCCTGCATATTTCTGCTCCTCTAAGCACATGAGTTGGGTTTTTTGAGTGCTACAGGACCAACTGCTTCACTGTGTCATAGACTCTTCGTAGTGGCCGAGTCCATGTTGTCATCATCGGAAAGATTGCTGGGAAATCCTGGAAAGCTAAAACCTTTAGCGCAACATCCTTGCTGAGAaacacaataatagtaataagtttaactttattattcCTGATGGGAAAATTCTGCCCTGCATTTTACCCATCTCTAGTAGATTTCATTAGAGTGTGCTGCCACGTTTCAGTGGAGCAGTTGGGGGGTTAAAGGCCTTGCTCAGGAGTCCATAGTTGTTTACCTCTGTTTGCTCTCAAGGGACTCAAACCCCGGTCCTCCACACCCTCActcacctctgtaaccactaggctaccactacCACAGTtcttgaaaatgaaatgaaacagcaATTTTCAAGAAAGCGACAATGGTTTTTATCACCCCATCAGCTTCAAAGCCCCACTGCTGAACTGTGCCTCTCAGACGAAATGCTCCATACCCATCTTTAGCGTagaacataaatgggccttagtTCACCAACTGTCTGGCATCCttcctcttctctgagctccatCCTTGGCTCATTTCACTTTTTATGGCTTCATGTGGAACCCTGAAGTAACCGTAACCACGTTTACAATTTGAACCAGTGGaacaacagaaacaacacaaacatgaggCATTTTCCACatccaaaacacattttgtgccacacacgcacacattcTGGTCTAAAATGAGCTAGCTTTGACCAACACTTAATGTTACCCACAACTAATGATGTGGATTTGACGTCATATAAGCAAAAAGCCCATTTTACTTCTTCAGGATTCACTTCTAGTAAGCTGAACTATTTCAACTTCTGCAGTGTCAAAGGCGGCAGTGTGTGCCAGAAAGTTGGATCAATGAAAGAGAACATGCTAACAAAGCATTAGCTCGACAGTCAAACTGATATTTCAACAGAACATCTGAAaactttatcattttatttagcGAACATGAAAtgcctttttttccattattagGGTGGCTCTGCCATGGCTATATAAATACATagttagcctcatagcataacTGCCTGAGTCGTATTTAGGCGAAATTGTGATATCTGTCTAACTGTACTCTCCTAATACAGCTGAATTACTGCGCATCATTAcatataaaaccttaaaacattacttttatagcaattatgctatgaggctaataGCACATTTCACAAAACTGGCAAAACAGTGAGTATTAGCATTCCTTTTGCTGCTAATCTTTCTAAAAATAATTTCCCTTCAGCAAACACTGGCGTGAATTAGCCTAAATATCCGATGGAAATATGGACCAAACAGTCACAATAAGTGGAAATTCAGTtatacagtttttctctattgcttAAACACATTTCACGATACTGCCCTCACTTTTCACAAaactctaaacacaaaacacttttctaaaGCTACGTACACTAAACCtcacagtttcttttcaaaaccaacccatcacaccaaaacagttgctcatatgctcaaaagcaaacccatcacaccaaaacagttgctcatatgctcaaaaaCAAACTCTGACACCAAAATACCACTCAAGGcctgcaaaaatgtaaacactactgagcatcattaaccacattaccaaaaaaattgaaagcacaattttcacagtgtgagactgttctttttacagtttcacaactGCCAGGATGCATTTGAGCAACccttatttattctcaaatatgttttgggcattttctatagatttgtgcatttcatgggaatagttacataatgcagaaaatgcagtaatatcacaactcaatgcaaaaatgagtaCTAAACTCCATGGAGGATCCATTACACACAATAGATACTGTACAGTAACAATTGAGAACACAATGTTCAGGGTgcgatttcttttattacagtacGTTGAAAATTGACACAGTATGTTGTATGTTGACACCGAAATCATGGAGAGGCATCACGTCGTCGGGCTGGGTCGGGCCACAGGACCTCATCAACGTCACAGGCAATATTGTCCATAGCCAAACAACGTGGGAAGAATGCCCTGGCATGCCGCACCCAGCCTTGGAAcgcctccacagccacatcaCAGGCCAGGTCCATAGCCCTGAGAAGGTTCTCTCTAGTGTAAGGTTGGCGGTCATAGACCTTCCACCGCCATGCTGAGAAGAACTCCTCTATTGAGTTTAGGAACGGAGTGTAGGGTGGCAGACACACATTAATGAATTGCTGATTGATGTTAAACCACTCTCTGACCTGGATGCTGCGATGGAAGCTAACATTGTCCCAGAGGATGACGTATATGGGAAGATCAGCTGGCCCAGGAATCTGCTGGTCGTGGTGATCTGCTGGCCGAGCATTCAGGTGGTCATTGTCATGCAAAACATCTGAGCTCTCCTAGGAAGGTGAGGAGACGCTCAGTGTTGTAGGCACCAAGTTCAGCATGCCGGTGGAGAAGCCCTCTAGAACTCATGGCAgcgcagagagtgatgtttccTCCACGTTGGCCGGGCACATCAACGATAGCTCTCTGTCCTATGATGTTAcggcctctcctcctcctttttgtgAGGTTGAAGCCAGCCTCATccacaaatataaattcatgggGTCTGGCCATGGACTCCAACTGGAACATCCTCTGTGGAAACAAATAGCGTTTTCAGGTGTTCAGAAAGACAGTCAATAGAGCACATTACAGTACGACAGTATAGTATTGTATGTAAAGTACTGTAGGCCATGGATTGTACTGTACTTACTTGCACATACTGGTGACGGAGGTGTTTTATTCTTCCAGAGTTGCGCTCAAAGGGTACCCTATAGGCCTGCTTCATTCTTACTCTCTGGCGCTTGAGGACTCTGTCTATGGTTGTCAGGCTGACATTGTCAATGGTCGGAAAGTTCAAATTGTCACCAATGATCCTCTCCCGTAGTCTGATCACATTGTTCTCCCGAACCATATCCACAATGAGGACCTCTTGGGCTGGTGTGAATCTGGAAGCCCTCCCACCTGCAAATGGCAATCTTTCAACTCTAGAGAAACAAACATAGTCATTTGGTCAGAAATGGTCCTTGCAGTACACACTTTTACTGTAACCATGATTGCACTTGTCTGTATGTAGGTGCACTCCACTATACTACTGTATACTGTGAATATCTAGTGTAGTGACTAAAAAACTACTACATACAGTACCTGTTGTGTTCTCTGAAGGCCCGAATAATGGTGCTCACTGAGAATCTGCTGAGGTTTGGTTGGACTCGTTGTCCCTCTTCGGTCATTGTCATGCCGTGGACAATGACGTGGTCAATGACTGTTGCTCTCATTTCATCTGTAATGAAAATGCGTTGTCTTGCttgccctccttctcctctcgcTCCTTGGCCTGCTCCTCTTTGGACTGCTTCTCGCCCTCCTTGGCCcactcctcggcccgctcctctccctccttgacctgctcctctccctcctcggcccgctcctctccctcctcggcccgctcctctgcctccttgacctgctcctctccctcctcggcccgctcctctgcctcctctgacacaaactcctctcccttctctgacacaaactcctcttcttctgtcttcatcatccatttttgtttttgaactttcagcaaactgcactgacttatataggtgtggtcacatcatttgcaataGGTGTTTTCAATTATGAGTCGTTGTGTTTACTGATTGGCACCAGGTATGTTCATTGTGTTCAAGTTTTGCT
This genomic interval carries:
- the LOC121632109 gene encoding uncharacterized protein LOC121632109, with translation MRATVIDHVIVHGMTMTEEGQRVQPNLSRFSVSTIIRAFREHNRVERLPFAGGRASRFTPAQEVLIVDMVRENNVIRLRERIIGDNLNFPTIDNVSLTTIDRVLKRQRVRMKQAYRVPFERNSGRIKHLRHQYVQRMFQLESMARPHEFIFVDEAGFNLTKRRRRGRNIIGQRAIVDVPGQRGGNITLCAAMSSRGLLHRHAELGAYNTERLLTFLGELRCFA